Part of the Spinacia oleracea cultivar Varoflay chromosome 5, BTI_SOV_V1, whole genome shotgun sequence genome, TAGCGACGTGGCTAGACGACCTCTTCCCATGGTTCTTGGGAGAAGAGACACAGGTCTTATGTCGTCTGAAATCTTCCCTAGTGGAAAATGGTTCCGGTATTTAGCCGAGAGCGGACGCAATTTTTCATAATTCCTTCTCTTACCACGTGGCTTCAACTTGAGGTATCTATCTACGCAAAGCCAGTGGACCATCTGCCCCCTGGCGAGGTTGTAGTCTATACTGTGACATTTAGGCTAGCGCTTAGGTATCATCTCCATCCTTTTGTCCTTGATGTTTTAAAAGGATACGACATTGGTTTAACCCAATTGACACCTAATTCGTGGGCCAATATTTTTGGATTTGTGGCCGAATGTGAGTTGAACAACATTGCACCTTCTTTCCCGACTTTTGTTAGGCTGGTGGATATCGTTCCTTCTACTAGTTCTTCGCAATGATGGTTCTCCCTTTATAGTAGGAAGGGTTTCAAAAGGTAGTAGGGAAGTCGTCCAGTTAGATATGGTGAAGGATCAAGTGGTCTATTATCCATGTAGAGGACGCTACGCATTGTAGGCGTCTTACTCGTTGGAATCTTAGGCCTCACTATATTTCAAGTAGTGAGAGTCTTCCAACACTTTTCTCTCAAGACTGGAGGTTAATATAACAtctttttcaagcaaaaatgtACAGGGTGTCTCCCAATCGTAATGCATGGGTGCCAACTAGCTGGCTCCCTCATGTAGATCAGTTTGCTAGTAGAACGTTTCTCTCGGCCACTGGCTTGTGTCCATATAAGCCGAGAGGTAGTTTTATCGTGTGTTCGTTTATCTTTGTGACCACTAACCTCCTTGTCTTTTGTCTTACTTTTTATTAGATTATGCAGAGTTAGCTATGAGTCAATTGTCCCAAAGGACAAAGGTGCGGTGGTTATACCAGAGTGGTTATCTCAGGTGTACGATGACGAGGTCCTTCGTGCCATTTTGCGGCTAAGAAGAAGGAGACGTCGAAGAAAGGGGAAGATGCTTATGCCTCAAAAGGTATGCAATACTCCTTTTGTGATATTTCTTGTTATTATTTTGTCAAAAAAATGACTTATGTGCACTCTTTCCCCTTTTAGGGTTCTTCAATGTCTTCCACCTACACCAAACGGTCGGGTCCTCCATTCGAGAATCCTACAACGAAACGGCCCACCTTTCGGAATAAGAGGAAGATAAGTTCGTCGGATGTGACAACTCCTACCGCTATTCCAGCGAGGGTCCCTGAAGTAGTAGACTTGGcagagagtttttttttttgctaagcaagagAGTAATAATATTAATTGAATCAACAATTACAACTTAAGCCAAATCCAAGCCatacaaaccaactaggttggactctATGCCCTTGGAATCAGCAGAAAACAAAGCTAGAACAAGCTCTAAAAAACAGCCAGGATGCCTGAAAGGCTATTACAAAATTGTAAACCAGTCACTATCCCTCTTGCTTACATGTTTTCGCAAAACTACTGGAATTATGCTCTTAACCATCTGCTTCAAAGTCTTCACACTATAACTGACAGCGGGAATGGTACTATCCCAAAAACTAGTGTTTCTACATTTCCAGATCAGATAGACAGCAGCACCAATAGCTGCAAAATATACTTGCTTCCTGAACCTAGAAGCTCTACTTTGTCCAGCTTTCCTGAGTAACTGAACCAAAGTGCCATTAATAGAGAAGCCAACCCACTGATGAACTGCTATAATAACTTGCCTACAATACTGGCACTGAAAGAATAAGTGTTGATGAGTCTCATCATCCAGCCCACAAATCAAGCAATTAGCAGATTGACTAATGCCTATCTTTGATAGTTTTTCTGTAGTCTGAAGTCTGGATTGAACAGCTAACCAGCAAATGAATCTATGCTTAGGATCATTCAGTCTATTCCACACCATTTTATCCCAATGCACCCTTGGCTTATTCCCAACTAATTTCTTACACTTGTTTTACTGAATACTGAGGCATGTTCTCAAACTCTGCAAGAGTAAAAAACTGTTTTAGCTCCTCCTTTGTATTACAAACTTGTTTCCAGTACCAGCTGGCAGAAGAGCCAGGCTGATACTCCCACCAATCCCCATCCTTTAAGTAAACTGAGTTGATCCACCCGATCCAGACATTATCCTGCTTCTTGACTAAAGCCCATACATATTTTCCCATAAAGGCAATATTCCATATATGAACATCTCTAAACCCCAGACCTCCATTTTGCTTGTTACTACAGACCTTATCCCAAGCAATGTTGCTTGGTTTATGACTGAAAGCATGACCACTCCATAGGAAGGCTCTACATATCTTCACTATATCCCGTAGAACACTTTTTGGAAGCACATATATCTGAGCCCAATACATATGCAAACTTAACAACACTGAATTAACAAGCTGCATTCTCGCTGTGTAGGATAAGTTCCTAGAACTCCAAACTTTGATCCTGGTTATCATTTTGTCCACCAGATGAGCACATTGAGCCACAGAATCTTCTTAGAGCAGATAGGAACTCCCAAGTATTTAAAAGGCAGCATACGTCTAGAAAATCCAGAAACATCCACTACCCTCTGAATATCAGCTTCCTGCATACCATGCCAATATATAGaagattttttgttgatttgcctTTAAGCCAGATGAATTAGAAAACAGTTTGAAAGCTTGGAGCAATAGATAGATAGACTGATAATCACCCCTGCTACAGATGATCAGATCATCAACAAAACATAAATGGGTAAGACCAATCCCCTTACATCTTGGGTGAAACTGAAACTGAGGCATAGCACTCACTCTATTCAGGATTCTAGACAGATATTCCATGCAGATGACAAACAACAGAGGAGCGATAGGATCTCCTTGCCTCAAACCTCTCTGGGATTTAAAGAAGCCATGCATAGAACCATTCAGCATCAGGGAGAACATGGGAGTAGAAACACATTGCATGACCATGTCTACAAATTGCTTAGGGAAATCCAACAATTCCAGCATCTCTTGTAAGAATTGCCAATCAACAGTATCATAGGATTTTTGAAGATCAATCTTCATAAGGCAACTAGGCTTAACCCCTTTCCTCCCATAATGCCTGACTAAGTCTTGAACAACCATAATATTATGCACTATGTACCTTCCATGAACAAAGCCTCCTTGATTCTCCAAAATAAGATCAGGAAGAACTTGTCTTAATCTCCCACACAAGACTTTTGTTATGCACTTATAAATGGTATTGCAGCAAGAGATTGGCCTCAACTCACTCACATCTTTTGGACATTTAGTCTTAGAAATGAGAGTAATCACAGTGTGGTTCACCTCTTTCAAAATTTTGCCTTGCTACAATGACTTCATCCCCAACAATATGCCAAGCAtctttataaaaataagaaCGAAAGCCATCTGGACCAGGAGCTTTAATACCTAGAATAGAGAAAACAGCCTTCTTAACTTCTTCTGCTATTTAGGGAGCACTGAGAATAGCTTTATGATAATCCATACAAACTGGTCCCTGCTGAACCACCTCCCTGTTTACTGGTGTTCTATTATCAGAAGTACTACCTAGTAGCACTTTATAATAATCCAGGAAAGCTTGAGACACCCCATCACCTGTATCTTTCCATTCTGCTTTCATATCATAGATGCTATAAACTTGGTTCTGCATCTTCTTGTTCTTGATACTCTGATGAAAAAGGGAAGTATTTTCATCCCCATCTTTAAGCCAGGACAATCTTGCTTTCTCACTGAGAAACGCCAGATAAGCTTTATGTTTCTCCTTATATTCTTAAATTGCAGTCAACTCTGCATCTGCAACACCTTGATCAGTAGGATTATTATGCATTACACTTTGTGCATTCACCATATTCCGATAAGCTCTTAAATCCGCCGCATGGATATCAATAAACCTACTTTATTCAACTCCTTAAGAGCCTGTTTCACTCCTTTTCAGCTTATTAAGCAAGATGAACATTTTAGTCCCAACTATCTGTGTGTTCCAAGCCTGCTGAACAGTGTCTGAAAACACAGTTGAAGACTTCCACATAGTAAAGTATTTAAAGGGTTTCTTCCCTCCATCATCTCTGGGGTACACAGAAAGAAGCCCAGGAGAATGATCAAAATGACCTTCTGGCATAAAACACGCTTCAGCAACTAGAAAACAAGATTGCCAAGCATGATTAGCCATAAATCTATCAATTTTTGAAAAAACCCTGTTATTACCTTGTTGCTTGTTGTTCCAGGTAAATAGATTACCCACACATTTAATGTCTTCCATACCACAAGCATGCATACAATTGCTCACATCCACAATATCATTATGTCTTACAGGGGCTCCAATTCTCTCATCTAAAGCCATAACACAGTTGAGATCCCACACACAATCCAAGGGTCTTGAGTATTAAGCAACAAAAAATCCCTCCATAGTTCTTGTCTCATACCAGCATCATTaaaagcataaacaaaagtGCAATAAAAAGCTTTCCTACCACTTAGAGGAGTAACATGACAGTGAACAAACTGACTAGATGCAACAACAATATTAACTGTGAAGCATCCAGCCTTCCAAGCTACAACAATTCTACCACCAGAGTGATAGCTAGAATTGCTAGTAAAACACCAGTTTGCAAAGACATTCTGGTAAAGTTTCCCTAGATTAGAGATCTTCACCTTATGCTCCAAGAGTCCCACCAAAGCCACTGCATACTTCTGAATGAAGTGCTTAACCTCATTCTGTTTCTGTACTGAGTTTAGACCCATGACATTCCAAGCTAACACTCTATCTATTAGAGTTGGAAGAGCTCCCTCCTCCAAGCATCACTATCCTTTGTTCATCCCCCTGACATTGTCCTCCTACCAATCCTTCATTATCAATTAATGGAGCCTCCAACACCTGAAAAGCATTAGATGTTCTAACTGGAGTCTTTATACCAACTCTCACCCTGATTGGCCTCAAAGATCTTTGAAACCCTTCTTGATCCACAATAGGACTAGCCACATTGTCACCCTGTGCAGTTGTTTGAATTGGAACTGTTACAGGTTGTGGAGCTTTACTAACCCAAACCCTCTTCTGACCTTGTCTACATTCATTCTATAGATGACCAAACATCTTTTATTTAGTGCACACTGTTGGCCTCCACTCATAAAATAGAGCAACTCTCACCATAATTCCATTCTCATCTCTAAAAGAGATAAATCAGGTAATTCTTGAGACAATGGCACATCTACCATGACCCTAGCAAACTGCAATTTATCTCTACAGATTGTGGCCTGATCTCTCCTGAGTGGCTTGCCTAGTTGTGCCACAATCTTAAACAGTGCCTTTTCCCCCCAATATTTAAAGTTTAACTTCAATTGCACCCACATTGGCACAGATTGAAGCTCTGGTTTATCCATGTTCATATCAGGGTTCCAAGGTTTCAGAATAAGGGGTTTGCTATCAAAGAAATAGTGTCCTTTCAACACCTTATCTCTCGAATCCATAGTAAGAAATCTCACCAGAAAAACCCCCTTTCTCACCATTACAACCTTGTCAACATTCAGCTGTTTCCATATCCTTCGAATGAAACCCTCCATGACATTGATAGGAGGATTAGCCCCCACAATGTAACACACCACAGCTGAACTCCAAAAATCAATCTCCTCTTGAATatcatcaaaatcaatttcaacagGGTTACTCTCATCACTGTGAAATTCACTAACATCAATATTATCTGAATCAGACTGTTCTGGATTCATAGGTATTTAAACATTGTTATCAATAATAGGTGCAATATCAATATTAGTAGCTTCATCAAATTGATGCAATATAGGAATTGAAATCGTACCCACTGCCATATTAGATAGAGCATTACCTTGTTTCATCTAATTAGCCGAGCCATGAATCACCTCCATAAACTCATTAAACGAATGCCTCATTTTTGATGGAGTTTGAAGATGTTGAAGCCCTGATTTTGGcgtgaaaatttcattttcgaCTCCAAAATCCATTTCTTCTACCCCCATAACCTCCTCAATACTGCGTGTTTTCAAAGCTTGAGAATCCGATGATGGTCCTCGAGGTTTTCCTTTGCCATTTCCATGCTTGCTGCTTTGAGATTTCGACCCAGATTTCCTTGCCATAGCTACGGTGCACGTTAAGCTAACATGCACCGAGAGAAAACTTGGGGAGAAATTCTGGCAGAGAGTTCAACATCACCCGCCAAAGGTGAATCTCCCACCACTAAGGTTGCGGCGGACGCTGACCAACCTACTCATAAAGCCAGGGCGGTGGATGCCGACCATCTGGCTGGTGAAGCGAGTATAGATGGCGTCGACCGACTTGTTGGGGAAGCTAGGGAGGAGGCTGCTAAGGGATCCCTTGTGGACGCCCCACATTCTGCGAAGGGTAACGAGGTCCCTCGGAGCGAAGAAAATAAGGTTGTTTCTTCTTCCCCCTCCGCTGCCCAGGCAGAGCCTCCAAGTGGTAAGTGTTACTTTCAGAATTAGCATAGCTTGTTTTAGTGATATATATTCTTCATGATTTTGTCTTTCCAAATCTATAGGTGGATTTGATCCTTAGAGGATGAGGAGGGTCAAGATTGCTGAGATACCACCGTCTGGTGGTTTCAGCTTGTCAAATAAGACCAAAATTCTCTCCTCTTTGTATGCTTTCATTCCTCAGGAATATGTAGAGTCTCTTCCTGGTATAGATGACGCACACTTTGGGGCCATGCAGTCCTTAGTGATGGACGTAAGTAGTTAATTTTTGGCTTCCATTCAACATACTCTTTAAATTTTTCCTAACAGACGTGTATCATTACAACTGCTCATCAGGTTCGAGCAGGCCAGACGGTATCGTGTTGGCATGCATCTTGATTTTCTTAAGCACAAGGATGAAATTCTCAACCATGAGAAGTATGTTTCCGACAAGGCTAAGGAGATCAAGGAGGAGACGAAGGCAACTATTGATGCCCAGGCATCTGCTTTACTTCTTGCTGAGACCCACGCCGAGCAATATGAGACTAAGATCAAAGAGCATGAAGGGAAGCTGACCAAGCTTACGACAAATTATTTGGACGTTGCTTCCCGTGTTGCTGATTTAACCAAAAAGGTGGAGGCTCTTGAGGCGGAGGTGAAGACGGCCCAAGAGGATGTGGGTACTATCAAGCAAGAGGAGGCCAGTTCCTTTAGACTAGGTGAGGAGGTCGTGATGGACGGTTCCCGGCAAGCTTGGTACCAAGAGATGAAAGGTGTGGACTTAGAGTGCTTTCGAGCCCTAATCTCCCATCAGATGGTTGTGATAGCTTCCCAACGC contains:
- the LOC110790698 gene encoding uncharacterized protein encodes the protein MVWNRLNDPKHRFICWLAVQSRLQTTEKLSKIGISQSANCLICGLDDETHQHLFFQCQYCRQVIIAVHQWVGFSINGTLVQLLRKAGQSRASRFRKQVYFAAIGAAVYLIWKCRNTSFWDSTIPAVSYSVKTLKQMVKSIIPVVLRKHVSKRDSDWFTIL
- the LOC130461603 gene encoding uncharacterized protein, coding for MVNAQSVMHNNPTDQGVADADEKARLSWLKDGDENTSLFHQSIKNKKMQNQVYSIYDMKAEWKDTGDGVSQAFLDYYKVLLGSTSDNRTPVNREVVQQGPVSEEVKKAVFSILGIKAPGPDGFRSYFYKDAWHIVGDEVIVARQNFERDVSELRPISCCNTIYKCITKVLCGRLRQVLPDLILENQGGFVHGRYIVHNIMVVQDLVRHYGRKGVKPSCLMKIDLQKSYDTVDWQFLQEMLELLDFPKQFVDMVMQCVSTPMFSLMLNGSMHGFFKSQRGLRQGDPIAPLLFVICMEYLSRILNRVSAMPQFQFHPRCKGIGLTHLCFVDDLIICSRGDYQSIYLLLQAFKLFSNSSGLKEADIQRVVDVSGFSRRMLPFKYLGVPICSKKILWLNVLIWWTK